The bacterium genome has a segment encoding these proteins:
- the rpmI gene encoding 50S ribosomal protein L35, translating into MPKLKTKKKAAKRFRVTKNGKVLAKATGRRHLLSDKAPKKLRQMRQTIEVKGRVAQNIKAVMPYC; encoded by the coding sequence ATGCCGAAGTTGAAAACTAAGAAAAAGGCTGCGAAGCGTTTTCGTGTTACAAAAAACGGGAAAGTACTGGCAAAGGCGACCGGTCGTAGGCATCTTTTAAGTGATAAGGCACCTAAAAAGCTTCGCCAGATGCGTCAGACCATAGAAGTCAAGGGCAGGGTCGCCCAAAATATTAAGGCGGTTATGCCTTATTGTTAA
- a CDS encoding riboflavin synthase, which produces MFTGLIAEKGIIKHVRKESGVLKIGIQAPQLCDQTLKKGDSVALNGICLTVVTITKGIFEVQAMLETMQKSTLSDWKPGRSVNLERAMCLTDRLDGHLVSGHVDGVGVVVDVKPEGSAKRIRVSTEKKLISYIAEKGSVTLDGISLTVASVASNCIFSVAVIPHTLEHTSLGMMLPGGKINIEVDIIARYVERLLVSRDSRETLTIEKLVENGFL; this is translated from the coding sequence ATGTTTACCGGATTGATTGCTGAAAAGGGAATAATCAAACATGTGCGGAAAGAATCCGGTGTTCTGAAAATTGGAATCCAAGCACCGCAGCTTTGCGACCAAACTTTAAAAAAAGGTGATTCTGTTGCATTAAATGGTATTTGCCTGACGGTCGTTACTATCACGAAGGGGATTTTTGAAGTGCAGGCAATGCTTGAAACCATGCAAAAATCCACCCTGTCTGATTGGAAACCGGGCCGGTCGGTTAATCTTGAAAGAGCCATGTGTCTTACAGATCGGTTGGATGGACATCTGGTAAGCGGTCATGTGGATGGGGTTGGGGTGGTGGTTGATGTCAAACCGGAAGGCAGCGCAAAACGTATTCGGGTAAGCACTGAGAAAAAGTTAATAAGCTATATTGCCGAGAAAGGATCGGTAACGTTGGATGGCATTAGTTTGACGGTTGCATCAGTTGCATCAAACTGTATTTTTTCTGTTGCCGTGATTCCTCACACATTGGAGCATACTTCTTTGGGAATGATGCTGCCCGGTGGCAAAATAAATATTGAGGTGGACATTATCGCCAGGTATGTAGAACGGTTGCTGGTTTCGCGTGATTCTCGTGAAACCCTGACGATTGAGAAACTGGTTGAAAATGGATTTTTATGA
- a CDS encoding biopolymer transporter ExbD: MGAAGSDGPITEINVTPLVDVCLVLVIIFMVTAPLFSQPVMKVELPKATTDEGESTENVTITIDPDEKIAVNAKEVTFEELKPELKMKLQESAEKYVIIRADNLTNHGIVLKVLDIAKELGAKKMVFATEHKD; the protein is encoded by the coding sequence ATGGGTGCTGCAGGTAGTGATGGACCGATTACAGAAATTAATGTAACGCCATTGGTGGATGTGTGTTTGGTGTTGGTTATTATTTTTATGGTAACCGCACCGCTTTTTAGTCAACCGGTCATGAAAGTGGAGTTACCAAAAGCGACAACGGATGAGGGTGAATCCACGGAAAATGTCACCATCACCATTGATCCTGATGAAAAGATTGCAGTCAATGCCAAGGAAGTTACTTTTGAAGAGTTAAAGCCGGAATTGAAGATGAAGCTGCAGGAAAGTGCCGAAAAATATGTGATTATTCGGGCAGACAATCTTACCAATCACGGTATTGTGTTAAAGGTTCTGGATATTGCCAAGGAGCTGGGTGCTAAAAAAATGGTATTTGCCACAGAGCATAAGGATTAA
- the rplT gene encoding 50S ribosomal protein L20: MPRVKGGVTTRARKKKVFKRAKGYWGAKKNQFQLANEQVRHSLKYATRDRRTKKRDFRGLWIARINAAVRECGLSYSQFINGLKTAEVTIDRKVLAELAVTDAKAFTEIAGIAKQALAA, from the coding sequence ATGCCTAGAGTAAAAGGTGGCGTGACAACTCGCGCCCGTAAAAAGAAGGTTTTTAAGCGCGCGAAAGGGTATTGGGGTGCGAAGAAAAATCAGTTTCAGCTGGCCAATGAGCAGGTTCGTCACAGCTTAAAATATGCGACACGGGATCGTCGGACCAAGAAACGTGATTTTCGTGGTTTGTGGATCGCACGTATCAATGCAGCAGTGCGCGAATGTGGTTTGTCTTATTCACAGTTCATTAATGGGTTGAAAACCGCCGAAGTGACTATTGACCGCAAGGTTCTGGCGGAACTTGCCGTGACCGATGCCAAGGCTTTTACCGAGATTGCCGGTATCGCTAAACAGGCACTGGCAGCATAA
- a CDS encoding energy transducer TonB, whose amino-acid sequence MGRIRVIIDEEEKFAADYNIPGLTKGGFVSLFLHASVFFLVAMVSHQQQKAEVLLTEISLVDQIIPLPPEEEALLPPVPMQPEEKKNVWDFLKQAIPIKVDQQLANQLLVDLPKKDAKPEMAAMPDALKLGSKKDLDKPAIANQPLDLVGRKAVKAPAGMNINPLQMNKKKDSLASTSKLPSGIRLGKKSGFLPSKQAPLVNTQRFARRANLQARGGGLADMPTIKKPKVKKKVDLSTQNFTIKREKNTFQIFGALKDRPRLRISLPRYPRWAEEQGIECQVGLHFFVLPDGSVKNNVYVEQSSGYTEMDQISMKALLGFKFAPLGSGERQEEQEGVIIFYFRLSR is encoded by the coding sequence ATGGGACGTATTCGAGTTATTATTGATGAGGAAGAAAAATTTGCAGCGGATTATAACATCCCTGGATTGACCAAAGGGGGGTTTGTTTCTCTGTTTTTACATGCTTCAGTCTTTTTTTTGGTTGCGATGGTATCACATCAGCAGCAAAAGGCTGAAGTTTTATTAACGGAAATATCCCTGGTTGATCAGATTATTCCGCTCCCTCCGGAAGAAGAAGCACTGTTGCCGCCGGTTCCCATGCAGCCGGAAGAAAAGAAAAATGTTTGGGATTTTCTTAAACAAGCGATCCCGATTAAGGTGGATCAGCAATTGGCAAATCAATTGCTGGTAGATCTTCCGAAGAAGGATGCGAAACCTGAAATGGCTGCCATGCCGGATGCTTTGAAACTGGGGAGTAAGAAAGACCTGGACAAACCTGCCATTGCAAATCAGCCGTTGGACCTGGTAGGTCGAAAGGCGGTTAAAGCACCGGCGGGAATGAATATTAATCCTTTGCAGATGAATAAAAAAAAGGATTCGCTGGCCAGTACGTCCAAATTGCCGTCGGGAATCAGACTTGGCAAAAAAAGCGGTTTTTTACCATCGAAGCAGGCACCGCTGGTGAATACACAACGATTTGCCAGACGAGCGAATCTGCAAGCACGCGGTGGCGGCTTGGCGGATATGCCGACAATAAAAAAACCGAAGGTAAAAAAGAAAGTTGATCTAAGTACCCAGAATTTTACGATTAAAAGGGAAAAAAACACATTTCAAATTTTTGGTGCTTTGAAGGACAGACCGCGTTTGCGGATATCCCTGCCGCGTTACCCGCGCTGGGCGGAAGAACAGGGAATTGAGTGTCAGGTTGGGTTGCATTTTTTTGTTTTGCCTGATGGGTCGGTGAAAAATAATGTGTATGTCGAGCAAAGTTCCGGGTATACTGAAATGGATCAAATATCCATGAAGGCTTTGCTGGGATTTAAATTTGCGCCACTCGGAAGCGGTGAGCGACAGGAAGAACAAGAAGGTGTTATCATTTTCTATTTCCGGTTATCGAGGTGA
- the nusB gene encoding transcription antitermination factor NusB, which produces MGRRRQSREIAFKILFQVDVGQLKAEDVITYFLGQQKASEPVKSYAKMIAGGVVSEQKVIDKFIREKTHKWELERIAAADRSLLRLAVYELLRCPDVPKNVVINEAIELAKKFSTQESSSFINGILDKIIQTRD; this is translated from the coding sequence ATGGGAAGAAGACGGCAATCACGAGAAATTGCATTTAAAATATTGTTTCAAGTCGATGTAGGACAGTTAAAGGCGGAAGATGTTATAACCTATTTTCTTGGACAACAAAAGGCGTCGGAACCGGTGAAAAGCTATGCAAAAATGATTGCCGGTGGTGTGGTAAGTGAACAAAAGGTGATTGATAAATTTATTCGTGAGAAAACACATAAGTGGGAGCTGGAGCGGATTGCCGCTGCGGATAGAAGTCTGCTTAGACTTGCGGTTTATGAGTTATTACGATGCCCGGATGTACCTAAAAATGTGGTGATTAATGAAGCCATAGAGCTTGCGAAAAAATTTAGCACACAAGAATCCAGTTCTTTTATAAACGGAATCCTTGATAAAATCATTCAGACCCGGGATTGA
- the ribE gene encoding 6,7-dimethyl-8-ribityllumazine synthase: MKVHEGKLIVKGKKFFIIVSRFNEFISQKLLGGAKDALTRHGATEENIEMAWVPGAFEIPYLAKKVAETGNYDAIICLGAVIRGNTPHFDFVASESAKGVAQVALSTNVPVIYGILTTDTIEQAVERAGTKSGNKGFDAAVSAIEMVNLYEEIKKV, encoded by the coding sequence ATGAAAGTACATGAAGGGAAATTAATTGTAAAAGGGAAAAAATTTTTTATAATTGTGAGTCGTTTTAATGAATTTATTTCACAAAAATTGCTGGGTGGAGCAAAAGACGCCCTTACCCGTCATGGGGCGACTGAAGAAAACATTGAGATGGCCTGGGTACCTGGGGCCTTTGAAATTCCCTATTTGGCCAAAAAAGTGGCGGAAACAGGTAATTATGATGCAATTATTTGTTTGGGGGCTGTGATTCGCGGAAATACACCGCATTTTGATTTTGTGGCTTCTGAATCTGCGAAGGGAGTGGCTCAGGTTGCACTTTCAACAAACGTTCCGGTTATTTATGGTATTTTAACCACAGACACAATTGAACAGGCTGTTGAACGGGCCGGAACCAAATCCGGGAATAAGGGTTTTGATGCGGCCGTATCAGCAATTGAGATGGTGAATTTATATGAGGAGATTAAGAAGGTATAA
- the infC gene encoding translation initiation factor IF-3 yields MITIIRFFIITQIGGGTIPEQRINEEIKAREVRVVNSNGEQLGVMPLAEALKLAEDQDEDLVEVSPEAKPPVCKIFNFGKFKFEQGKKEKEAKKRQHTIQVKEIKFRPKIDSHDYETKKGHVLRFIEGGNKVKVTIMFRGREMDHIDLGRKILDRLVKDLQDKVVVESMPKVDGRNMVMMVAPKRIDIPAKVEKRKS; encoded by the coding sequence ATGATTACTATCATCCGTTTTTTTATTATTACACAAATTGGAGGTGGAACTATTCCTGAACAGAGAATCAATGAGGAGATTAAAGCCCGAGAAGTGAGGGTTGTAAACAGCAATGGTGAGCAGTTGGGTGTTATGCCCTTGGCAGAGGCGTTAAAACTTGCAGAGGATCAGGATGAGGATTTGGTCGAGGTTTCTCCTGAAGCCAAACCACCGGTATGTAAGATATTTAACTTTGGAAAGTTCAAGTTTGAGCAGGGGAAAAAAGAGAAAGAAGCTAAAAAGCGCCAGCATACCATTCAGGTAAAAGAGATTAAATTTCGTCCAAAGATTGATTCGCATGACTATGAGACTAAAAAAGGTCATGTGCTGAGGTTTATTGAAGGGGGAAATAAAGTCAAAGTTACCATTATGTTTCGTGGTCGTGAAATGGACCATATTGATCTGGGTCGGAAAATTCTCGATCGTTTGGTGAAGGATCTTCAAGATAAGGTGGTGGTTGAATCCATGCCCAAGGTTGACGGACGTAATATGGTGATGATGGTGGCTCCCAAGCGTATTGATATACCTGCCAAGGTCGAAAAAAGAAAATCCTAG
- a CDS encoding bifunctional 3,4-dihydroxy-2-butanone-4-phosphate synthase/GTP cyclohydrolase II, translated as MNMINEALHDIKKGKMVVVVDDASRENEGDLLMAAEKVTDKSVNFMAKYGRGLICAPMLGERLDILNLGSMVSENTDRMRTAFTVSVDAKHGTTTGISAHDRAKTIQALIHKKTTHGDLAKPGHIFPLRARDHGVLERAGHTEAAVDLARMAGLYPAGVICEIMNEDGTMARLPQLKRFVAKHKLNMITIADLIKLRRKTERLITRVVETKLATRWGRFKLFAYESTGEKGPHLALVKGDLLNQKKKIPLVRVHSECLTGDVLGSLQCDCGDQLHAAMEMIEKSGLGVLLYMRQEGRGIGLVNKLKAYHLQQSLGLDTVEANVRLGFAPDLRDYGTGAQILADLGLKRLALLTNNPRKIVGLEGYGLKITQRVHIQVKCTKENINYIRTKKNKLGHFLEI; from the coding sequence ATGAATATGATTAATGAAGCATTGCATGATATCAAAAAAGGAAAGATGGTTGTTGTCGTGGATGATGCATCGCGCGAAAACGAGGGTGACCTTCTCATGGCTGCTGAAAAGGTAACGGATAAGTCAGTCAATTTTATGGCAAAATATGGTCGCGGGCTCATTTGTGCTCCGATGCTCGGTGAACGTCTGGATATCCTGAATTTAGGGAGTATGGTAAGCGAAAATACGGATAGAATGCGAACGGCATTTACCGTTTCGGTTGATGCGAAGCACGGCACAACCACAGGTATTTCCGCCCATGATCGTGCCAAAACCATACAGGCTCTGATCCATAAAAAAACAACCCATGGTGATCTTGCAAAACCGGGGCATATTTTTCCACTCAGAGCACGTGATCATGGCGTTTTAGAACGTGCCGGGCATACCGAGGCAGCTGTTGATTTGGCAAGAATGGCCGGTTTGTATCCGGCAGGTGTTATTTGTGAAATTATGAATGAAGACGGCACGATGGCGCGGCTTCCTCAGCTGAAGCGATTTGTTGCAAAACACAAATTGAATATGATTACAATAGCGGATCTTATTAAATTACGGAGGAAAACCGAGCGTCTGATAACCCGTGTTGTTGAAACTAAATTGGCGACGCGCTGGGGACGATTTAAGCTTTTTGCCTATGAATCCACTGGGGAGAAGGGTCCGCATTTGGCTTTGGTCAAGGGCGACTTATTAAATCAGAAAAAGAAAATTCCATTGGTTCGTGTTCATTCGGAATGTTTAACCGGTGATGTTTTAGGGTCTTTACAGTGTGATTGCGGCGATCAGTTACATGCTGCCATGGAAATGATTGAGAAAAGTGGTTTGGGAGTTCTTTTATATATGCGTCAGGAGGGCAGAGGCATAGGCTTGGTTAACAAGCTCAAGGCATATCATTTGCAGCAGTCCCTTGGGCTCGATACAGTTGAAGCCAATGTAAGACTTGGATTTGCTCCTGATTTGCGGGATTATGGGACCGGTGCTCAAATTCTTGCGGATCTGGGATTAAAGCGATTGGCATTGCTGACAAATAATCCAAGAAAAATTGTCGGTTTGGAAGGGTATGGTTTGAAAATCACTCAACGGGTACATATTCAAGTAAAATGTACGAAAGAGAACATTAACTATATTAGAACCAAAAAAAATAAGCTAGGGCACTTTTTAGAAATTTAA
- the ribD gene encoding bifunctional diaminohydroxyphosphoribosylaminopyrimidine deaminase/5-amino-6-(5-phosphoribosylamino)uracil reductase RibD, giving the protein MGLQQDSIYMQQAHQLATRGLGKTWPNPLVGAVVVKNGTVVGKGWHRHYGGPHAEIFALRQAGGQAKDAVLYVNLEPCSHYGKTPPCAEAVIRYGITRVVCSMRDPHKKVSGRGFKILRRAGIRVEIGLMKKAAENLNRVFIKRVTQHRPFVINKIAMSLDGKIACVNGASRWVSGRHSRRYAHQLRALADVIVVGMGTAIKDDPLLTIRDALPKRNKMPLRIILEGRRRVPHDLSMFKEIGNQDVIIVSAKSNRSLQLRDKRIERWHIPGSDGQVDLDKLLLKLGEMKMSIVMVEGGAQTHAAFLGLKKRRSQILCDEMHVMLAPKIFGGHAAPGPVGGVGVKSPDKAVIMTEMMWEKMGDDILIKAYPRKE; this is encoded by the coding sequence ATGGGACTACAACAAGATTCAATATATATGCAGCAAGCCCATCAGTTGGCAACCAGGGGATTGGGGAAAACATGGCCAAATCCCTTGGTTGGCGCGGTTGTGGTTAAAAATGGCACGGTTGTAGGAAAAGGCTGGCATCGTCACTATGGTGGTCCGCATGCAGAAATTTTTGCTTTGCGGCAGGCAGGCGGCCAGGCCAAGGATGCGGTCCTGTACGTGAATTTAGAACCGTGCTCACATTATGGAAAAACACCGCCATGCGCTGAGGCGGTTATTCGATATGGCATTACACGTGTGGTATGTTCGATGAGGGATCCCCACAAAAAAGTCTCCGGCAGGGGGTTTAAAATATTGCGGCGTGCCGGAATTCGTGTGGAAATCGGTTTGATGAAAAAGGCAGCGGAAAATTTAAACCGGGTTTTTATTAAGCGGGTTACACAGCATCGCCCATTTGTCATTAATAAAATTGCCATGTCCTTGGATGGGAAAATTGCCTGTGTTAATGGTGCCTCGCGATGGGTATCCGGACGGCATTCAAGGCGTTATGCTCATCAATTGCGTGCGCTGGCAGATGTTATTGTGGTTGGCATGGGTACTGCAATCAAGGATGATCCACTTTTGACAATCCGGGATGCACTACCTAAACGGAATAAAATGCCGTTGCGCATTATTTTAGAAGGTCGGAGACGGGTGCCGCATGATTTGAGTATGTTTAAAGAAATTGGAAATCAGGATGTTATTATAGTGTCTGCGAAATCGAATCGTTCTTTACAATTGCGTGACAAGAGAATTGAACGGTGGCATATTCCCGGTTCGGATGGTCAGGTGGATTTGGATAAGCTCTTACTCAAACTGGGCGAAATGAAAATGAGTATCGTCATGGTTGAAGGCGGTGCTCAAACCCATGCAGCTTTTCTGGGATTGAAAAAACGGCGTAGTCAAATTCTTTGTGATGAAATGCATGTGATGTTGGCACCGAAAATTTTTGGTGGACATGCGGCGCCAGGTCCGGTAGGTGGTGTAGGTGTGAAATCCCCGGATAAAGCGGTTATCATGACAGAGATGATGTGGGAAAAAATGGGTGACGATATTTTAATCAAAGCATACCCGAGGAAGGAATAA